In Prochlorococcus marinus XMU1404, the following proteins share a genomic window:
- the bchL gene encoding ferredoxin:protochlorophyllide reductase (ATP-dependent) iron-sulfur ATP-binding protein — translation MTSTINRPLDGEGSVQVKQDPKINIEEGALVIAVYGKGGIGKSTTSSNLSAAFSKLGKKVLQIGCDPKHDSTFTLTHKMVPTVIDILEEVDFHSEELRPTDFMFEGFNGVMCVESGGPPAGTGCGGYVTGQTVKLLKEHHLLEDTDVVIFDVLGDVVCGGFAAPLQHANYCLIVTANDFDSIFAMNRIVSAIKAKAKNYKVRLGGVVANRSKDTDQIDKFNERTGLKTMAHFKDVDAIRRSRLKKCTIFEMEPTEDVIEVQNEYLSLAKNMLENVEPLEGNPLKDREIFDLLGFD, via the coding sequence ATGACAAGTACTATAAATAGACCTCTTGATGGAGAAGGAAGTGTTCAAGTAAAACAAGATCCAAAAATAAATATTGAGGAAGGGGCTTTAGTTATTGCCGTGTATGGGAAGGGTGGCATTGGAAAATCAACTACATCATCAAACCTTTCTGCCGCATTCTCAAAATTAGGTAAAAAGGTTCTACAAATTGGGTGCGATCCGAAACACGATAGTACTTTCACTTTGACACACAAAATGGTTCCTACAGTTATCGATATTCTCGAAGAGGTAGATTTTCATAGCGAAGAATTGAGACCAACCGATTTCATGTTTGAAGGTTTTAATGGCGTAATGTGCGTTGAAAGTGGAGGTCCCCCCGCCGGGACAGGGTGCGGGGGATATGTAACCGGCCAGACAGTTAAACTATTAAAAGAACATCATTTATTAGAAGATACTGACGTTGTTATTTTTGATGTCCTGGGAGACGTTGTTTGCGGAGGATTTGCAGCTCCATTGCAACATGCAAATTATTGTCTAATTGTTACTGCTAATGACTTCGATTCAATATTCGCTATGAATAGAATTGTCTCTGCAATTAAAGCAAAAGCAAAAAATTATAAAGTCAGATTAGGTGGGGTAGTCGCAAATAGATCAAAAGACACAGATCAAATTGATAAATTCAATGAAAGAACAGGTTTAAAAACTATGGCCCACTTTAAAGATGTCGACGCCATTAGAAGATCAAGACTAAAAAAATGCACCATTTTTGAAATGGAACCAACTGAAGATGTTATTGAAGTTCAAAATGAATATTTATCTCTTGCCAAAAATATGCTTGAAAACGTAGAACCTTTAGAAGGTAATCCACTTAAAGATAGAGAAATTTTTGATTTATTAGGATTTGATTAG
- a CDS encoding ferredoxin:protochlorophyllide reductase (ATP-dependent) subunit B, which produces MELTLWTYEGPPHVGAMRIASSMKDIHYVLHAPQGDTYADLLFTMIERRGQRPPVTYTTFQARDLGGDTAELVKKNIKEAVERFKPKTLLVGESCTAELIQDQPGALAKGMGFDMPIVNLELPAYSKKENWGASETFYQLTRTLLKEKVSYSEKISPLRWKEFGRRPKVNILGPSLLGFRCRDDVIEIQRILSEQGIDTNVVAPLGASPDDIERLIDAEINICLYPEIAEASCEWLKRNFGMEYSNTIPIGIKNTIEFINEVHKKLDLPLTNKKELENKSKLPWYSKSVDSNYLTGKRVFIFGDGTHAIAAAKIAKEELGFEVVGLGTYSREMARQVRATAKDLNVEALITNNYLEVEDAMKKAAPELVLGTQMERHSAKRLGIPCSVISTPMHVQDVPARYSPQMGWEGANVIFDDWVHPLMMGLEEHLIDMFKHDFEFVDGHQSHLGHTATNTKEILKSDEKKEKNSKEGIIWTESGRAELTKVPFFVRGKVKTNTEKYAILRGIPEISDETLYDAKAYFS; this is translated from the coding sequence ATGGAATTAACTCTTTGGACTTATGAAGGACCACCACATGTTGGTGCTATGAGAATTGCCTCGTCAATGAAAGACATTCATTATGTGCTTCATGCCCCCCAAGGAGATACATATGCAGATCTTCTCTTTACAATGATCGAGAGGAGGGGGCAAAGGCCTCCAGTAACTTATACAACTTTTCAGGCTAGAGACCTTGGAGGTGATACAGCTGAATTAGTGAAGAAAAATATTAAGGAAGCAGTTGAACGATTCAAACCCAAAACTCTTTTAGTCGGAGAAAGTTGTACAGCAGAACTTATCCAAGACCAACCTGGAGCTCTTGCGAAAGGGATGGGGTTTGATATGCCGATTGTGAATCTTGAATTACCTGCTTATAGCAAGAAAGAAAATTGGGGGGCCTCAGAAACCTTTTATCAATTAACAAGAACCCTTTTAAAAGAAAAAGTAAGCTATTCAGAGAAAATAAGTCCTCTAAGGTGGAAGGAATTTGGGCGTAGACCAAAAGTCAATATACTTGGCCCTTCATTACTAGGTTTTAGATGTAGAGATGATGTAATCGAAATCCAACGCATACTTTCAGAGCAAGGAATAGATACAAACGTAGTTGCTCCATTAGGTGCTAGTCCAGATGATATTGAAAGACTAATTGATGCTGAAATAAATATTTGTCTTTATCCAGAAATTGCGGAAGCATCATGCGAATGGCTTAAACGGAACTTTGGAATGGAATATTCAAACACTATTCCAATTGGAATAAAAAATACAATTGAATTTATAAATGAAGTTCATAAGAAATTAGATCTTCCTTTGACGAATAAAAAAGAATTAGAAAATAAATCAAAACTTCCTTGGTACTCAAAATCAGTTGACTCAAATTATCTAACCGGCAAAAGAGTTTTTATTTTTGGTGATGGAACACATGCAATTGCAGCAGCCAAAATTGCGAAGGAAGAATTGGGTTTTGAAGTAGTTGGTCTTGGAACGTACAGCAGGGAGATGGCCAGGCAAGTAAGAGCTACTGCAAAAGATCTAAATGTAGAAGCTCTGATAACTAACAATTATCTAGAAGTGGAAGATGCCATGAAAAAAGCAGCCCCTGAATTAGTTTTAGGGACTCAAATGGAAAGGCATAGTGCAAAAAGACTCGGCATTCCATGCTCAGTAATTAGTACTCCAATGCATGTTCAAGATGTTCCTGCAAGATATAGCCCTCAAATGGGATGGGAAGGAGCAAATGTGATTTTTGATGACTGGGTACACCCCCTAATGATGGGATTAGAAGAGCATCTTATTGATATGTTCAAACATGACTTTGAGTTTGTTGATGGTCATCAAAGCCATTTAGGACATACAGCGACAAACACAAAGGAAATTTTAAAATCTGACGAAAAAAAAGAAAAAAATAGTAAAGAAGGAATTATTTGGACTGAATCTGGTAGAGCTGAATTAACAAAAGTTCCATTTTTTGTAAGAGGTAAAGTTAAAACAAATACTGAAAAATACGCAATCTTGAGAGGAATTCCAGAGATAAGCGATGAAACTCTCTACGATGCCAAAGCATATTTCAGTTAA